The Ochotona princeps isolate mOchPri1 chromosome 1, mOchPri1.hap1, whole genome shotgun sequence genome has a segment encoding these proteins:
- the LOC101520867 gene encoding histone H3.1, translating into MARTKQTARKSTGGKAPRKQLATKAARKSAPATGGVKKPHRYRPGTVALREIRRYQKSTELLIRKLPFQRLVREIAQDFKTDLRFQSSAVMALQEACEAYLVGLFEDTNLCAIHAKRVTIMPKDIQLARRIRGERA; encoded by the coding sequence ATGGCTCGCACCAAGCAGACCGCTCGCAAGTCCACCGGCGGCAAGGCGCCGCGTAAGCAGCTGGCCACCAAGGCTGCCCGCAAGAGCGCACCGGCCACGGGCGGCGTCAAGAAGCCGCACCGCTACCGGCCCGGCACGGTGGCGCTGCGCGAGATCCGGCGCTACCAGAAGTCGACGGAGCTGCTGATCCGCAAGCTGCCGTTCCAGCGGCTGGTGCGCGAGATCGCGCAGGACTTCAAGACGGACCTTCGCTTCCAGAGTTCGGCCGTGATGGCTTTGCAGGAGGCGTGCGAGGCGTACCTGGTGGGTCTGTTCGAGGACACGAACCTGTGTGCGATCCACGCCAAGCGTGTCACCATTATGCCCAAGGACATCCAGCTGGCGCGCCGCATCCGCGGCGAGAGGGCTTGA
- the LOC101520619 gene encoding histone H2A type 1, with the protein MSGRGKQGGKARAKAKTRSSRAGLQFPVGRVHRLLRKGNYAERVGAGAPVYLAAVLEYLTAEILELAGNAARDNKKTRIIPRHLQLAIRNDEELNKLLGKVTIAQGGVLPNIQAVLLPKKTESHHKAKGK; encoded by the coding sequence ATGTCCGGACGCGGGAAGCAGGGCGGCAAGGCGCGCGCCAAGGCCAAGACGCGGTCGTCCCGGGCCGGGCTGCAGTTCCCCGTGGGCCGCGTGCACCGGCTGCTGCGCAAGGGCAACTACGCCGAGCGCGTGGGCGCCGGCGCGCCCGTCTACCTGGCGGCCGTGCTCGAGTACCTGACGGCCGAGATCCTCGAGCTGGCGGGCAACGCGGCGCGCGACAACAAGAAGACGCGCATCATCCCGCGCCACCTGCAGCTCGCCATCCGCAACGACGAGGAGCTCAACAAGCTGCTGGGCAAGGTCACCATCGCGCAGGGCGGCGTGCTGCCCAACATCCAGGCCGTGCTGCTGCCCAAGAAGACCGAGAGCCACCACAAGGCCAAGGGAAAGTGA
- the LOC101529643 gene encoding olfactory receptor 2B2 isoform X2 encodes MNWVNESVPQEFILLGFSDRPWLELPLFVVFLVSYILTILGNTAIIILSRLDSRLHTPMYFFLTNLSLLDLCYTTSTVPQILVNIRSPRKVISYGGCVAQLFIFLALGSTECLLLGVMSLDRFVAICRPLHYSVIMHRRLCLQLAAASWASGFSNSVLQSTWTLQMPLCGHKAVDHFFCEVPALLQLSCVDTTANEAELFFISVLFLLIPVTLILISYAFIVQAVLRIQSAEGRRKAFGTCGSHLIVVTLFYGTAIYMYLQPPSPASKDRGKMVSLFYGIITPMLNPLIYTLRNKEVKGAFKRLVARVLVKK; translated from the coding sequence ATGAATTGGGTCAACGAGAGCGTGCCACAGGAGTTCATTCTGTTGGGTTTCTCAGATCGACCATGGCTGGAGTTGCCGCTCTTTGTGGTGTTTCTGGTCTCTTACATACTGACTATCCTAGGCAACACGGCCATCATCATCCTCTCCCGCCTCGACTCCAGGCTCCACACCCCCATGTACTTCTTTCTCACCAACCTCTCGCTGTTGGATCTCTGCTACACCACCAGCACAGTCCCGCAGATACTGGTGAACATTCGCAGCCCCCGCAAGGTCATCAGTTACGGCGGCTGCGTGGCCCAGCTCTTCATCTTCCTGGCATTGGGCTCCACCGAATGCCTGTTGCTGGGCGTCATGTCCCTGGACAGGTTTGTGGCTATTTGCCGGCCTCTTCACTACTCGGTCATCATGCACCGAAGGCTTTGCCTGCAGCTGGCCGCCGCATCCTGGGCGAGTGGCTTCAGCAATTCGGTGCTGCAGTCCACCTGGACCCTTCAGATGCCTCTGTGTGGTCACAAAGCAGTGGACCACTTCTTCTGTGAAGTGCCGGCACTGCTCCAGCTGTCCTGTGTGGACACCACAGCTAACGAGGCCGAGCTGTTCTTCATCAGCGTGCTTTTCCTTTTGATACCTGTGACGCTCATCCTCATATCCTACGCTTTTATTGTCCAGGCGGTGTTGAGGATCCAGTCTGCAGAAGGCCGGCGGAAGGCCTTTGGGACGTGTGGCTCCCATCTCATTGTGGTAACGCTATTTTATGGGACGGCCATCTATATGTACCTGCAGCCGCCGTCGCCTGCCTCCAAGGACCGGGGGAAGATGGTCTCCCTTTTCTACGGAATCAtcacccccatgctgaacccccTCATCTACACTCTCAGAAACAAGGAGGTCAAAGGTGCTTTTAAGAGGTTGGTTGCAAGGGTCTTAGTCAAGAAATAA
- the LOC101529643 gene encoding olfactory receptor 2B2 isoform X1 → MTHVRKPKANPLNMNWVNESVPQEFILLGFSDRPWLELPLFVVFLVSYILTILGNTAIIILSRLDSRLHTPMYFFLTNLSLLDLCYTTSTVPQILVNIRSPRKVISYGGCVAQLFIFLALGSTECLLLGVMSLDRFVAICRPLHYSVIMHRRLCLQLAAASWASGFSNSVLQSTWTLQMPLCGHKAVDHFFCEVPALLQLSCVDTTANEAELFFISVLFLLIPVTLILISYAFIVQAVLRIQSAEGRRKAFGTCGSHLIVVTLFYGTAIYMYLQPPSPASKDRGKMVSLFYGIITPMLNPLIYTLRNKEVKGAFKRLVARVLVKK, encoded by the exons ATGACCCACGTCAG GAAACCAAAAGCGAACCCACTGAACATGAATTGGGTCAACGAGAGCGTGCCACAGGAGTTCATTCTGTTGGGTTTCTCAGATCGACCATGGCTGGAGTTGCCGCTCTTTGTGGTGTTTCTGGTCTCTTACATACTGACTATCCTAGGCAACACGGCCATCATCATCCTCTCCCGCCTCGACTCCAGGCTCCACACCCCCATGTACTTCTTTCTCACCAACCTCTCGCTGTTGGATCTCTGCTACACCACCAGCACAGTCCCGCAGATACTGGTGAACATTCGCAGCCCCCGCAAGGTCATCAGTTACGGCGGCTGCGTGGCCCAGCTCTTCATCTTCCTGGCATTGGGCTCCACCGAATGCCTGTTGCTGGGCGTCATGTCCCTGGACAGGTTTGTGGCTATTTGCCGGCCTCTTCACTACTCGGTCATCATGCACCGAAGGCTTTGCCTGCAGCTGGCCGCCGCATCCTGGGCGAGTGGCTTCAGCAATTCGGTGCTGCAGTCCACCTGGACCCTTCAGATGCCTCTGTGTGGTCACAAAGCAGTGGACCACTTCTTCTGTGAAGTGCCGGCACTGCTCCAGCTGTCCTGTGTGGACACCACAGCTAACGAGGCCGAGCTGTTCTTCATCAGCGTGCTTTTCCTTTTGATACCTGTGACGCTCATCCTCATATCCTACGCTTTTATTGTCCAGGCGGTGTTGAGGATCCAGTCTGCAGAAGGCCGGCGGAAGGCCTTTGGGACGTGTGGCTCCCATCTCATTGTGGTAACGCTATTTTATGGGACGGCCATCTATATGTACCTGCAGCCGCCGTCGCCTGCCTCCAAGGACCGGGGGAAGATGGTCTCCCTTTTCTACGGAATCAtcacccccatgctgaacccccTCATCTACACTCTCAGAAACAAGGAGGTCAAAGGTGCTTTTAAGAGGTTGGTTGCAAGGGTCTTAGTCAAGAAATAA
- the LOC101529900 gene encoding histone H2B type 1-C/E/F/G/I gives MPEPAKSAPAPKKGSKKAVTKAQKKDGKKRKRSRKESYSVYVYKVLKQVHPDTGISSKAMGIMNSFVNDIFERIAGEASRLAHYNKRSTITSREIQTAVRLLLPGELAKHAVSEGTKAVTKYTSSK, from the coding sequence ATGCCCGAACCGGCCAAATCCGCTCCTGCCCCGAAGAAGGGCTCCAAGAAGGCGGTGACCAAGGCGCAGAAGAAGGACGGCAAGAAGCGCAAGCGCAGCCGCAAGGAGAGCTACTCGGTGTACGTGTACAAGGTGCTGAAGCAGGTGCACCCGGACACGGGCATCTCGTCCAAGGCCATGGGCATCATGAACTCGTTCGTCAACGACATCTTCGAGCGCATCGCGGGCGAGGCGTCGCGCCTGGCGCACTACAACAAGCGCTCGACCATCACGTCGCGGGAGATCCAGACGGCCGTGCGCCTGCTGCTGCCCGGCGAGCTGGCCAAGCACGCCGTGTCCGAGGGCACCAAGGCCGTCACCAAGTACACCAGCTCCAAGTAG